A region of Cucumis melo cultivar AY chromosome 2, USDA_Cmelo_AY_1.0, whole genome shotgun sequence DNA encodes the following proteins:
- the LOC103494340 gene encoding uncharacterized protein LOC103494340, whose translation MGNSASCAPSIASNGAAKVLSLDGTLQSFTKPVTAAELMIEHSGKFLCDSSDLKVGHRIQGLLPDEDLEWRRLYFLLPMDLLYSVLTLEEMSSLTFIATKALKQGNSSGFGRIFPVLISEFCNSPADVKGLKLEDDDGENQSSKAVKRLMSKQRSWKPALETIAETSCT comes from the coding sequence ATGGGGAATTCAGCTTCTTGTGCTCCTTCAATCGCCTCCAATGGCGCCGCAAAGGTTTTATCCTTAGACGGAACATTACAGAGCTTCACAAAGCCAGTGACCGCCGCCGAACTAATGATCGAGCATTCCGGTAAATTTCTATGCGATTCCAGCGATCTTAAAGTCGGCCATCGTATTCAAGGTCTATTACCGGATGAAGATCTGGAATGGCGGCGATTATACTTTCTTCTTCCCATGGATCTTCTTTACTCTGTTCTAACACTCGAAGAAATGAGTTCTCTGACTTTCATCGCTACAAAGGCTTTGAAGCAGGGAAATTCGAGCggatttgggaggatttttccTGTTCTGATCAGTGAGTTCTGTAATTCTCCCGCGGATGTGAAGGGATTGAAATTAGAAGATGATGATGGAGAGAATCAAAGTTCGAAGGCGGTAAAGAGATTGATGTCGAAACAGAGATCGTGGAAGCCGGCGCTTGAAACAATTGCTGAAACTTCGTGCACATAG
- the LOC103494192 gene encoding uncharacterized protein LOC103494192: protein MSEEPSSGLRLKKKLKLAVGKSKSSKNFDRSTGDSVEKAVRKGKLKPAIPNVKRHRVYGGVDSDTKVTSFTDVSKSKRKSLFRRRHDEEVSGMPSVLPSKTFNRSFKKQEYGVRSSKVSYEERKSRGEKDHNVEYIRKSHSKNTKDSIKTLNYTEKKLSKVFYEKRKSRGEKDHNLEYIRKMSTENMKDSIKSLDFTEKKSWGVTPSDPAKKRSENGDSELLIDQPKRRKLTFRRNPHDLTNKRLDDGTITDENVRQEKANTEQKDKMSKNAEFRAIQPSKSIISFVEENLLGRRRMIEIERAGYNTDLTSPLDNIPFSKSDERERIEENIFRNKLTFFAAAKVSSSFPPPDVPEIAFAGRSNVGKSSLLNALTRQWGVVRTSDKPGLTQTINFFNLGSKLSLVDLPGYGFAYAKEEVKDAWEELVKEYVSRRVGLRRVCLLVDTKWGLKPRDQELIDLMERSQTKYQVVLTKTDTVFPMDVARRAMQIEERLTGNKSIVQPLMMVSSKSGAGIRSLRTVLAKIVRFAKV from the exons ATGTCCGAAGAGCCCAGCTCCGGGCTTAGGCTCAAGAAGAAACTCAAACTTGCAGTTGGAAAATCTAAGAGTTCGAAAAACTTTGATAGAAGCACAGGAGATAGTGTTGAAAAAGCTGTTCGGAAGGGAAAACTGAAGCCTGCGATTCCTAACGTAAAAAGACACAGAGTATATGGTGGCGTAGATAGTGATACGAAGGTTACTTCATTCACTGATGTTTCGAAATCCAAGAGGAAATCTCTTTTTAGAAGACGACACGATGAAGAAGTTTCTGGAATGCCTTCAGTTTTGCCTTCTAAGACTTTCAACCGCTCTTTTAAAAAGCAAGAATATGGGGTAAGAAGTTCGAAAGTATCATATGAAGAAAGGAAGAGTAGAGGGGAAAAAGACCACAATGTGGAATATATAAGGAAGTCACACTCGAAAAACACCAAAGATTCGATCAAGACATTGAATTATACTGAGAAAAAATTATCGAAAGTATTCTATGAAAAAAGGAAGAGTAGAGGGGAAAAAGACCACAATTTGGAATACATAAGGAAGATGAGTACCGAAAACATGAAGGATTCGATCAAGTCATTGGATTTTACTGAGAAAAAATCTTGGGGTGTAACTCCTTCAGATCCTGCCAAGAAAAGAAGTGAAAATGGTGATTCAGAGCTCCTAATTGATCAACCAAAAAGGAGGAAGCTGACATTTCGTAGAAATCCACACGATCTCACTAATAAGCGGCTGGATGACGGGACAATAACTGATG AAAATGTCAGACAGGAGAAAGCAAACACAGAGCAAAAGGATAAGATGTCAAAGAATGCTGAGTTTCGAGCCATACAACCTAGTAAATCTATCATTTCATTCGTAGAAGAGAAT TTATTGGGCCGTAGGCGCATGATTGAGATTGAAAGAGCAGGCTACAACACTGACCTCACTTCCCCTTTGGATAATATCCCCTTTTCTAAAAGTGATGAGAGagaaagaattgaagaaaat ATATTCAGGAATAAGTTGACCTTCTTTGCTGCTGCAAAAGTTTCATCATCTTTTCCACCTCCTGATGTGCCAGAGATTGCATTTGCTG GAAGATCAAATGTTGGAAAGTCATCACTGCTTAATGCCCTTACAAGACAATGGGGTGTTGTACGGACATCTGACAAACCTGGTCTTACTCAG accattaatttttttaatctgGGATCAAAGCTATCTTTGGTGGATTTACCTGGATATGGCTTTGCTTATGCAAAAGAGGAAGTTAAGGATGCTTGGGAGGAGTTG GTAAAAGAATATGTTTCAAGAAGAGTTGGTCTTAGACGGGTATGCTTACTTGTTGATACAAAATGGGGGTTGAAACCAAGGGATCAAGAGCTCATTGATTTAATGGAAAG ATCTCAAACGAAATACCAAGTTGTATTGACGAAGACCGATACAGTCTTCCCAATGGATGTAGCACGTAGAGCAATGCAAATTGAAGAG AGACTCACGGGAAACAAGTCAATTGTGCAACCTCTG ATGATGGTTAGTTCCAAATCAGGAGCTGGCATCCGCAGTTTAAGAACGGTTTTGGCTAAAATCGTTCGGTTTGCTAAAGTCTAG
- the LOC103494188 gene encoding uncharacterized protein LOC103494188 isoform X1 gives MAFVAFIGFDDFSFELATSLIRAGHKVKAFEINQAWKDKFLKSGGINCASIVEAGEDVAALFVLNSHLNVINDSSFGNALRGLQKDVVVVLVSSTPLRNDVQNLEKLFTVDYEIHNLVEAYVSKGVSEALDGQLLTVASGRATAISRARPFLSAMCEKLIIFEGEVDAASKANMVIELLKGIHFVASLEAICLGVKAGIHPWIIYDIISNAAGNSWIFKNCVPHLLKGDIRPEFLRSLVQDMGIVMDKAKSHTFPLPLLAVTRQQLMLGSSHGYGDEDVLLEQAWKSAYGVSISDAANTEVYNPEQLADEITSKSSSVKRVGFIGLGAMGFGMATQLIQSDFCVIGYDVFKPTLTKFTDAGGLTGNSPAEVSKDVEVLVIMVTNETQVESVLYGEAGAISALPYGASIILSSTVSPGYVSQLEQRLGNEGKNLKLVDAPVSGGVQRASKGALTIMASGTKEALRSTGSVLSALSEKLYVIKGVCGAGSGVKMVNQLLAGVHIASGAEAMAFGARLGLNTRTLFEVILDSQGTSWMFENRVPHMLDDDYTPYSALDIFVKDLGIVSRECASHKVPLHLSVTAHQLFLAGSAAGWGRQDDAGVVKVYETLTGVKVKGKPPTLKKEVVLGSLPPEWPEDVIGDIQQLNERNSKILVVLDDDPTGTQTVHDINVLTEWTLDSLIEQFRKKPKCFFILTNSRSLSSEKAWALVEEICTNLRAASESVEHSDYMVVLRGDSTLRGHFPEEADAAISVLGVVDAWIICPFFFQGGRYTVDDIHYVADSDELIPAGDTEFAKDATFGYKSSNLREWIEEKTAGRIQAGTVASISIQLLRKGGPDAVCEYLCSLEKGRACIVNAASERDMAVFAAGMIKAEMKGKNFLCRTAASFVSARVGITPIPPLLPKDVGIDKERNGGLIVVGSYVPKTTKQVQELKSRCGLFLRCIEVSAAKLSMSTEEEREEEIKRAAMLADIYLKAHKDTLVMTSRELITGKSPLESLEINVKISAALVEIVQRINTRPRYILAKGGITSSDIATKALGAKCARIIGQALSGVPLWQLGHESRHPGVPYIVFPGNVGNSEALAEVVGAWALPAKLSSSRDILLSAERGGYAVGAFNVYNLEGVQAVVAAAEEQQSPAILQIHPGALKQGGLSLVSCCIAAAERASVPITVHFDHGNSLQDLLEAIELGFDSLMADGSHLPFKENIAYTKFISSLAQSKNMLVEAELGRLSGTEDDLTVEDYEARLTDVSQAQQFIEETGIDALAVCIGNVHGKYPPGGPNLKLDLLKDLHNLTSKKEVFLVLHGASGLPENLIKACIENGVRKFNVNTEVRKAYLDSLNTPSKDLVHVMESAKESMKAVIAEKMHLFGSAGKAF, from the exons ATGGCGTTCGTTGCGTTTATTGGCTTTGACGATTTTAGCTTCGAATTAGCTACTTCACTAATCCGTGCTGGTCACAAAGTCAAAGCTTTTGAG ATAAATCAGGCGTGGAAAGATAAATTTTTGAAGTCAGGTGGAATAAACTGTGCCAGTATTGTAGAGGCAGGGGAAG ATGTTGCCGCATTGTTTGTATTGAATAGTCATTTGAATGTGATTAATGATTCATCTTTTGGCAATGCTCTCAGAG GGTTGCAAAAGGATGTCGTTGTTGTCCTTGTCAGTTCAACTCCACTGAGGAATGATGTCCAGAACTTGGAAAAACTTTTTACAG TTGATTACGAGATACACAATCTTGTTGAAGCATATGTCTCTAAGGGTGTTTCTGAAGCACTGGATGGTCAGCTTTTG ACAGTAGCCTCTGGAAGGGCAACTGCAATTTCTAGAGCTCGACCTTTTTTATCAG CTATGTGTGAAAAGCTTATCATTTTTGAAGGTGAAGTTGATGCTGCAAG TAAAGCAAATATGGTAATTGAGCTCCTTAAAGGAATTCATTTTGTGGCTTCCTTGGAAGCTATTTGCCTGGGTGTTAAAGCTGGAATTCACCCCTGGATAATCTACGACATTATTTCGAATGCTGCTGGGAATTCATG GATTTTCAAGAATTGTGTTCCCCACTtgttgaagggtgatataagaCCTGAGTTTTTGAGAAGTTTGGTTCAAGATATG GGGATTGTCATGGATAAGGCCAAGTCGCACACTTTTCCTCTTCCACTCCTAGCAGTTACTCGTCAGCAACTTATGTTGG GATCTTCTCACGGCTATGGAGATGAGGATGTCTTGTTAGAACAG GCATGGAAAAGCGCATATGGAGTAAGTATTTCAGATGCAGCTAATACAGAAGTTTACAACCCTGAGCAACTAGCCGATGAAATAACTTCTAAATCAAGTTCTGTTAAACGAGTGGGTTTCATTGGTCTTGGTGCAATGGGATTTGGCATGGCAACTCAACTTATCCAATCAGATTTTTGTGTGATTGGTTATGAT GTGTTTAAACCAACTCTAACTAAATTCACTGATGCTGGTGGCTTGACTGGAAACTCGCCTGCAGAAGTTAGTAAAG ATGTTGAAGTGCTTGTAATTATGGTGACAAATGAAACACAAGTGGAGAGCGTTCTGTATGGTGAAGCTGGGGCTATCTCTG CGCTTCCATATGGGGCTTCGATTATTCTATCATCTACAGTTTCTCCTGGATATGTGAGCCAATTGGAACAGCGTTTGGGAA ATGAGGGCAAAAATCTGAAATTGGTTGATGCTCCCGTTTCTGGCGGTGTTCAAAGGGCCTCAAAGGGAGCTCTTACG ATAATGGCTTCTGGGACAAAGGAAGCTCTTAGGAGCACTGGTTCAGTCCTCTCAG CCTTAAGTGAGAAGCTTTATGTAATTAAAGGAGTTTGCGGGGCGGGAAG TGGTGTGAAAATGGTAAATCAATTGCTTGCTGGAGTTCATATAGCATCGGGTGCAGAGGCAATGGCATTTGGAGCTCGACTTGGTCTCAATACTCGAACTTTATTTGAAGTCATCTTAGACAGTCAGGGAACATCCTG GATGTTTGAAAACCGAGTTCCACATATGCTGGACGATGATTACACACCATACTCTGCACTTGACATCTTTGTGAAAGATCTG GGCATTGTTTCTCGTGAATGTGCATCTCATAAAGTTCCTCTACACTTATCAGTGACTGCACACCAATTGTTTCTGGCAG GTTCTGCTGCTGGTTGGGGTCGTCAAGATGATGCTGGAGTAGTAAAG GTTTATGAGACACTTACAGGTGTCAAGGTTAAAGGAAAGCCTCCCACTCTTAAGAAAGAAGTTGTATTGGGGTCTCTTCCACCTGAATGGCCGGAAGATGTAATTGGTGATATTCAACAACTAAATGAAAGGAATTCAAAAATTTTGGTTGTACTGGACGATGATCCTACGGGAACCCAAACTGTTCATGATATAAATGTTTTAACTGAATG GACCCTTGATTCACTTATAGAGCAATTTCGTAAAAAGCCCAAATGCTTTTTTATATTGACCAACTCAAGGTCATTGAGCTCTGAAAAG GCTTGGGCATTGGTTGAAGAAATCTGCACTAATTTACGTGCTGCGTCTGAGAGTGTCGAGCATAGTGACTACATGGTTGTTTTGAGAGGTGATTCAACTTTACGAGGTCATTTTCCTGAG GAAGCCGATGCTGCTATTTCAGTGTTAGGTGTAGTGGATGCATGGATCATCTGCCCATTCTTTTTCCAAGGAGGCCGTTACACTGTTGACGATATACACTATGTTGCAGATTCTGATGA GCTCATTCCTGCGGGAGACACTGAGTTCGCAAAAGATGCCACTTTTGGTTATAAATCTTCAAATCTCCGTGAG TGGATTGAAGAGAAAACAGCTGGACGCATACAAGCTGGCACTGTCGCCTCCATTTCTATTCAACTTTTAAGAAAGGGTGGTCCAGATGCTGTTTGCGAGTACCTATGTAGCTTAGAGAAG GGAAGGGCATGTATAGTTAATGCCGCTAGTGAGAGGGATATGGCTGTTTTTGCAGCCGGAATGATTAAG GCAGAAATGAAGGGCAAGAATTTCTTATGTCGCACTGCTGCTAGTTTTGTATCAGCCAGGGTTGGAATCACTCCAATACCTCCTCTTTTGCCTAAGGATGTTGGAATCGATAAAGAGAGAAATGGTGGTCTTATTGTTGTGGGTTCATATGTTCCAAAAACTACCAAACAG GTTCAAGAACTAAAGTCGCGATGTGGCCTATTTTTAAGATGTATCGAG GTTTCTGCTGCTAAACTTTCCATGAGTACAGAGGAAGAGAGGGAGGAGGAAATTAAAAGAGCAGCTATGTTGGCAGATATTTATCTCAAGGCTCATAAAGATACTCTAGTTATGACTAGTAGAGAACTTATCACGGGAAAAA GTCCTCTGGAGAGCTTAGAAATCAACGTCAAAATAAGTGCAGCACTGGTGGAAATAGTTCAGCGGATTAATACAAGACCTCGCTACATCCTTGCAAAG GGTGGAATTACCTCATCAGACATCGCTACAAAGGCTCTTGGAGCAAAATGTGCTAGGATAATTGGACAGGCCCTCTCTGGGGTTCCCTTGTGGCAACTAGGCCATGAGAGTAGACATCCTGGAGTTCCTTACATTGTTTTCCCAG GTAATGTTGGAAATAGTGAAGCACTAGCAGAAGTAGTCGGTGCTTGGGCTCTTCCTGCCAAACTTTCCTCCTCAAGAGATATTCTTCTT AGCGCAGAACGAGGTGGGTATGCAGTGGGAGCATTCAATGTCTATAATTTGGAAGGAGTTCAGGCTGTTGTTGCTGCAGCTGAAGAACAACAGAGTCCTGCCATATTACAG ATTCATCCAGGTGCCTTAAAGCAAGGAGGTCTCTCTTTGGTTTCATGCTGTATTGCTGCTGCTGAACGAGCCAGT GTACCAATTACTGTTCACTTTGATCACGGAAATTCATTGCAAGACCTGTTAGAAGCTATTGAATTG GGATTTGATTCGCTAATGGCAGATGGTTCACATCTTCCATTTAAGGAAAATATTGCCTATACAAAATTCATTTCTTCTTTGGCTCAATCAAAGAACATGCTAGTGGAAGCTGAACTTGGAAGATTGTCAGGAACAGAAGATGACTTGACCGTCGAAGATTATGAAGCAAGGCTGACCGATGTTTCACAG GCTCAACAGTTCATTGAGGAGACTGGTATAGATGCTCTAGCAGTATGCATTGGTAATGTCCATGGAAAATATCCACCAGGCGGCCCGAACCTCAAACTCGATCTGCTCAAG gACTTGCATAATTTGACCTCAAAAAAAGAAGTCTTCTTGGTGCTCCATGGAGCTTCAGGTTTGCCCGAGAACCTCATAAAG GCTTGCATCGAGAATGGAGTGAGAAAGTTCAACGTAAACACCGAGGTTCGGAAAGCATACTTGGATTCACTGAATACTCCCAGTAAAGATTTAGTCCATGTGATGGAATCAGCCAAAGAATCCATGAAAGCTGTGATTGCAGAGAAGATGCATCTATTTGGTTCTGCAGGAAAAGCATTTTGA
- the LOC103494188 gene encoding uncharacterized protein LOC103494188 isoform X2 translates to MAFVAFIGFDDFSFELATSLIRAGHKVKAFEINQAWKDKFLKSGGINCASIVEAGEDVAALFVLNSHLNVINDSSFGNALRGLQKDVVVVLVSSTPLRNDVQNLEKLFTVDYEIHNLVEAYVSKGVSEALDGQLLTVASGRATAISRARPFLSAMCEKLIIFEGEVDAASKANMVIELLKGIHFVASLEAICLGVKAGIHPWIIYDIISNAAGNSWIFKNCVPHLLKGDIRPEFLRSLVQDMGIVMDKAKSHTFPLPLLAVTRQQLMLGSSHGYGDEDVLLEQAWKSAYGVSISDAANTEVYNPEQLADEITSKSSSVKRVGFIGLGAMGFGMATQLIQSDFCVIGYDVFKPTLTKFTDAGGLTGNSPAEVSKDVEVLVIMVTNETQVESVLYGEAGAISALPYGASIILSSTVSPGYVSQLEQRLGNEGKNLKLVDAPVSGGVQRASKGALTIMASGTKEALRSTGSVLSALSEKLYVIKGVCGAGSGVKMVNQLLAGVHIASGAEAMAFGARLGLNTRTLFEVILDSQGTSWMFENRVPHMLDDDYTPYSALDIFVKDLGIVSRECASHKVPLHLSVTAHQLFLAGSAAGWGRQDDAGVVKVYETLTGVKVKGKPPTLKKEVVLGSLPPEWPEDVIGDIQQLNERNSKILVVLDDDPTGTQTVHDINVLTEWTLDSLIEQFRKKPKCFFILTNSRSLSSEKAWALVEEICTNLRAASESVEHSDYMVVLRGDSTLRGHFPEEADAAISVLGVVDAWIICPFFFQGGRYTVDDIHYVADSDELIPAGDTEFAKDATFGYKSSNLREWIEEKTAGRIQAGTVASISIQLLRKGGPDAVCEYLCSLEKGRACIVNAASERDMAVFAAGMIKAEMKGKNFLCRTAASFVSARVGITPIPPLLPKDVGIDKERNGGLIVVGSYVPKTTKQVQELKSRCGLFLRCIEVSAAKLSMSTEEEREEEIKRAAMLADIYLKAHKDTLVMTSRELITGKSPLESLEINVKISAALVEIVQRINTRPRYILAKGGITSSDIATKALGAKCARIIGQALSGVPLWQLGHESRHPGVPYIVFPGNVGNSEALAEVVGAWALPAKLSSSRDILLSAERGGYAVGAFNVYNLEGVQAVVAAAEEQQSPAILQIHPGALKQGGLSLVSCCIAAAERASGWQNSVQGPVPFRVGNPQFDQGRGQTRAPIGFPNWGRGGCGLELRTSFLFPAGCGF, encoded by the exons ATGGCGTTCGTTGCGTTTATTGGCTTTGACGATTTTAGCTTCGAATTAGCTACTTCACTAATCCGTGCTGGTCACAAAGTCAAAGCTTTTGAG ATAAATCAGGCGTGGAAAGATAAATTTTTGAAGTCAGGTGGAATAAACTGTGCCAGTATTGTAGAGGCAGGGGAAG ATGTTGCCGCATTGTTTGTATTGAATAGTCATTTGAATGTGATTAATGATTCATCTTTTGGCAATGCTCTCAGAG GGTTGCAAAAGGATGTCGTTGTTGTCCTTGTCAGTTCAACTCCACTGAGGAATGATGTCCAGAACTTGGAAAAACTTTTTACAG TTGATTACGAGATACACAATCTTGTTGAAGCATATGTCTCTAAGGGTGTTTCTGAAGCACTGGATGGTCAGCTTTTG ACAGTAGCCTCTGGAAGGGCAACTGCAATTTCTAGAGCTCGACCTTTTTTATCAG CTATGTGTGAAAAGCTTATCATTTTTGAAGGTGAAGTTGATGCTGCAAG TAAAGCAAATATGGTAATTGAGCTCCTTAAAGGAATTCATTTTGTGGCTTCCTTGGAAGCTATTTGCCTGGGTGTTAAAGCTGGAATTCACCCCTGGATAATCTACGACATTATTTCGAATGCTGCTGGGAATTCATG GATTTTCAAGAATTGTGTTCCCCACTtgttgaagggtgatataagaCCTGAGTTTTTGAGAAGTTTGGTTCAAGATATG GGGATTGTCATGGATAAGGCCAAGTCGCACACTTTTCCTCTTCCACTCCTAGCAGTTACTCGTCAGCAACTTATGTTGG GATCTTCTCACGGCTATGGAGATGAGGATGTCTTGTTAGAACAG GCATGGAAAAGCGCATATGGAGTAAGTATTTCAGATGCAGCTAATACAGAAGTTTACAACCCTGAGCAACTAGCCGATGAAATAACTTCTAAATCAAGTTCTGTTAAACGAGTGGGTTTCATTGGTCTTGGTGCAATGGGATTTGGCATGGCAACTCAACTTATCCAATCAGATTTTTGTGTGATTGGTTATGAT GTGTTTAAACCAACTCTAACTAAATTCACTGATGCTGGTGGCTTGACTGGAAACTCGCCTGCAGAAGTTAGTAAAG ATGTTGAAGTGCTTGTAATTATGGTGACAAATGAAACACAAGTGGAGAGCGTTCTGTATGGTGAAGCTGGGGCTATCTCTG CGCTTCCATATGGGGCTTCGATTATTCTATCATCTACAGTTTCTCCTGGATATGTGAGCCAATTGGAACAGCGTTTGGGAA ATGAGGGCAAAAATCTGAAATTGGTTGATGCTCCCGTTTCTGGCGGTGTTCAAAGGGCCTCAAAGGGAGCTCTTACG ATAATGGCTTCTGGGACAAAGGAAGCTCTTAGGAGCACTGGTTCAGTCCTCTCAG CCTTAAGTGAGAAGCTTTATGTAATTAAAGGAGTTTGCGGGGCGGGAAG TGGTGTGAAAATGGTAAATCAATTGCTTGCTGGAGTTCATATAGCATCGGGTGCAGAGGCAATGGCATTTGGAGCTCGACTTGGTCTCAATACTCGAACTTTATTTGAAGTCATCTTAGACAGTCAGGGAACATCCTG GATGTTTGAAAACCGAGTTCCACATATGCTGGACGATGATTACACACCATACTCTGCACTTGACATCTTTGTGAAAGATCTG GGCATTGTTTCTCGTGAATGTGCATCTCATAAAGTTCCTCTACACTTATCAGTGACTGCACACCAATTGTTTCTGGCAG GTTCTGCTGCTGGTTGGGGTCGTCAAGATGATGCTGGAGTAGTAAAG GTTTATGAGACACTTACAGGTGTCAAGGTTAAAGGAAAGCCTCCCACTCTTAAGAAAGAAGTTGTATTGGGGTCTCTTCCACCTGAATGGCCGGAAGATGTAATTGGTGATATTCAACAACTAAATGAAAGGAATTCAAAAATTTTGGTTGTACTGGACGATGATCCTACGGGAACCCAAACTGTTCATGATATAAATGTTTTAACTGAATG GACCCTTGATTCACTTATAGAGCAATTTCGTAAAAAGCCCAAATGCTTTTTTATATTGACCAACTCAAGGTCATTGAGCTCTGAAAAG GCTTGGGCATTGGTTGAAGAAATCTGCACTAATTTACGTGCTGCGTCTGAGAGTGTCGAGCATAGTGACTACATGGTTGTTTTGAGAGGTGATTCAACTTTACGAGGTCATTTTCCTGAG GAAGCCGATGCTGCTATTTCAGTGTTAGGTGTAGTGGATGCATGGATCATCTGCCCATTCTTTTTCCAAGGAGGCCGTTACACTGTTGACGATATACACTATGTTGCAGATTCTGATGA GCTCATTCCTGCGGGAGACACTGAGTTCGCAAAAGATGCCACTTTTGGTTATAAATCTTCAAATCTCCGTGAG TGGATTGAAGAGAAAACAGCTGGACGCATACAAGCTGGCACTGTCGCCTCCATTTCTATTCAACTTTTAAGAAAGGGTGGTCCAGATGCTGTTTGCGAGTACCTATGTAGCTTAGAGAAG GGAAGGGCATGTATAGTTAATGCCGCTAGTGAGAGGGATATGGCTGTTTTTGCAGCCGGAATGATTAAG GCAGAAATGAAGGGCAAGAATTTCTTATGTCGCACTGCTGCTAGTTTTGTATCAGCCAGGGTTGGAATCACTCCAATACCTCCTCTTTTGCCTAAGGATGTTGGAATCGATAAAGAGAGAAATGGTGGTCTTATTGTTGTGGGTTCATATGTTCCAAAAACTACCAAACAG GTTCAAGAACTAAAGTCGCGATGTGGCCTATTTTTAAGATGTATCGAG GTTTCTGCTGCTAAACTTTCCATGAGTACAGAGGAAGAGAGGGAGGAGGAAATTAAAAGAGCAGCTATGTTGGCAGATATTTATCTCAAGGCTCATAAAGATACTCTAGTTATGACTAGTAGAGAACTTATCACGGGAAAAA GTCCTCTGGAGAGCTTAGAAATCAACGTCAAAATAAGTGCAGCACTGGTGGAAATAGTTCAGCGGATTAATACAAGACCTCGCTACATCCTTGCAAAG GGTGGAATTACCTCATCAGACATCGCTACAAAGGCTCTTGGAGCAAAATGTGCTAGGATAATTGGACAGGCCCTCTCTGGGGTTCCCTTGTGGCAACTAGGCCATGAGAGTAGACATCCTGGAGTTCCTTACATTGTTTTCCCAG GTAATGTTGGAAATAGTGAAGCACTAGCAGAAGTAGTCGGTGCTTGGGCTCTTCCTGCCAAACTTTCCTCCTCAAGAGATATTCTTCTT AGCGCAGAACGAGGTGGGTATGCAGTGGGAGCATTCAATGTCTATAATTTGGAAGGAGTTCAGGCTGTTGTTGCTGCAGCTGAAGAACAACAGAGTCCTGCCATATTACAG ATTCATCCAGGTGCCTTAAAGCAAGGAGGTCTCTCTTTGGTTTCATGCTGTATTGCTGCTGCTGAACGAGCCAGT GGATGGCAAAATTCCGTGCAGGGACCCGTCCCATTCAGGGTGGGGAATCCCCAGTTTGACCAGGGACGGGGTCAAACCAGGGCACCAATCGGGTTCCCGAATTGGGGACGGGGAGGCTGTGGTTTAGAACTTAGAACTTCTTTCTTGTTTCCTGCAGGCTGTGGTTTCTAG